A section of the Campylobacter lanienae NCTC 13004 genome encodes:
- the rsmH gene encoding 16S rRNA (cytosine(1402)-N(4))-methyltransferase RsmH, whose translation MDSIHIPVLLQEVIDTFKDIDSGVILDCTLGYGGHSKALLDALPNIKIIACDQDDMSIKYCQDKFKNYKNRIEIHKSNFSQIINQIPQNDIKGILADIGVSSLQLDLNERGFSLKSDTLDMRMDSSNPLDAKTIVNNYTKDELQRIFYEYGELPNAKSIAQKIITARNIKQINSCKELSQIVGSSNLQNRSINIATLVFQAIRIEVNKELDVLKELLNSIQNSQINNAKVAIISFHSLEDRIVKDKFKKWQSSCICPAAALRCECGNNHAIGKIITKKPITPTNSEIRSNSRASCAKMRVFEIKRPK comes from the coding sequence TTGGATTCTATTCATATTCCTGTTTTGCTCCAAGAAGTTATCGATACATTTAAAGATATTGATAGTGGCGTGATATTAGATTGTACCTTAGGCTATGGTGGCCATTCAAAAGCACTTTTAGATGCCTTGCCAAATATCAAAATTATCGCTTGCGATCAAGATGATATGTCTATTAAATATTGCCAAGATAAATTTAAAAATTATAAAAATAGAATCGAAATTCACAAAAGCAACTTCAGCCAAATCATAAACCAAATCCCGCAAAATGATATTAAAGGAATCCTAGCTGATATCGGTGTAAGCTCACTTCAATTAGATCTTAATGAGCGTGGATTTAGCCTTAAAAGCGATACTTTGGATATGAGAATGGATAGCTCAAATCCACTTGATGCTAAAACCATAGTAAATAACTATACTAAAGATGAGCTTCAAAGGATATTTTATGAGTATGGCGAGTTGCCAAATGCCAAAAGCATAGCCCAAAAAATAATAACCGCTAGAAATATTAAGCAGATAAACTCTTGTAAGGAGTTAAGCCAAATAGTAGGAAGCTCAAATTTACAAAATCGCTCTATAAATATCGCTACTTTGGTATTTCAAGCCATAAGAATTGAGGTAAATAAAGAGCTTGATGTCTTAAAAGAGCTATTAAATTCAATCCAAAATTCCCAAATCAATAACGCCAAAGTAGCAATTATCAGCTTTCACTCACTTGAAGATAGGATAGTTAAGGATAAATTCAAAAAGTGGCAATCAAGCTGTATCTGCCCAGCTGCGGCCCTACGCTGTGAGTGCGGCAACAACCACGCAATAGGTAAAATCATAACCAAAAAACCAATCACCCCAACCAATAGCGAAATAAGATCAAACTCAAGAGCGAGCTGCGCTAAGATGAGAGTTTTTGAGATTAAGAGGCCAAAATGA
- a CDS encoding 4Fe-4S dicluster domain-containing protein: MNRRNFLKFTLITSATPLLADQEISKQNSQMMSIIDLDLCDGCEGFEVPKCIIACKTHNKDKFPDPKKPIMNYWPQKKYEDYSDKKDIIDRLTPYNWTYVQKIEINGKKINIPRRCMHCDNPPCQKLCPFGVISKDKYGAVDIDKDFCFGGAKCRDACPWQIPQRQAGVGLYLNIAPKLAGGGVMYKCDMCKDLLNKGDKPACQNQCPKKAIKFAPKNEIMSIVNKENRHIYGLKENGGTSTIYLSSVDFESINEAITKKYENLTNKIGRPHMARVDSPLQKSENLAMAAMITPLAAIGAGAISAIKWNKKDK; the protein is encoded by the coding sequence ATGAATAGGCGTAATTTTTTAAAATTTACCCTTATAACTAGTGCTACACCGCTTTTAGCTGATCAAGAAATATCAAAGCAGAATTCTCAGATGATGAGTATAATAGATCTTGATTTATGCGATGGGTGCGAAGGTTTTGAAGTACCAAAATGTATAATTGCTTGCAAAACACATAATAAAGATAAATTCCCAGATCCTAAAAAGCCTATAATGAATTATTGGCCTCAAAAAAAATATGAAGATTATAGTGATAAAAAAGATATTATAGATAGATTAACCCCATATAATTGGACATATGTTCAAAAGATAGAGATAAATGGTAAAAAGATAAATATACCAAGACGCTGTATGCATTGTGATAACCCTCCATGCCAAAAATTATGCCCTTTTGGCGTTATAAGCAAAGATAAATATGGAGCTGTAGATATTGATAAGGATTTTTGCTTTGGCGGTGCTAAATGTAGAGATGCTTGTCCGTGGCAGATACCGCAGCGTCAAGCTGGAGTTGGATTATATTTAAATATAGCACCAAAATTAGCAGGTGGCGGTGTAATGTATAAATGCGATATGTGTAAAGATCTGCTAAATAAAGGCGATAAGCCAGCATGTCAAAATCAATGTCCAAAAAAAGCTATAAAATTTGCTCCAAAAAATGAGATAATGAGTATAGTAAATAAAGAAAACAGGCATATATATGGATTAAAAGAAAATGGTGGAACATCTACAATATATTTAAGTAGTGTAGATTTTGAATCTATAAATGAAGCAATAACAAAAAAATATGAAAATTTAACAAATAAAATAGGCAGACCTCATATGGCTAGAGTAGATAGTCCATTACAAAAGAGCGAAAATTTAGCTATGGCTGCAATGATTACTCCACTAGCTGCAATAGGTGCGGGAGCTATATCTGCTATAAAATGGAATAAAAAGGATAAATAA
- a CDS encoding NAD(P)/FAD-dependent oxidoreductase: MNEIQKSRRDALKIFTLGSALAATSVTIPTQAKAASDLSPNIAIIGAGLGGITMSAHLIDIMPKANVTLYDANQTMHYEPGFTLIAAGVYTTKDTKYDKADLINEKVKWIKQNVQSVDPNNNSLTTNDGNIYKYDYLIISTGVYYDFQSVKGLNADIIEDPNSKITSIYTPNGATKSNKFIQELVKNGGNALFAEPNTPSKCGGANKKVNMLLNDLGQKNNQKSLKTILCTGSANMLSSPLHAKMIEQMYIQRDMEYKTRHLLVEVDTINQIAKFDKLMPYTQDSIQKIAKERVEIPYDYLFVVPRMKSADFITQAGLNTSKGDVAGNWVDVDQYTLQHKKYPNIFALGDCAGVPKGKTGASIRKQYPVVGANILSHLKNKPLEAKFDGYTACPLLTRYGKAVMVEFNYKGAAPTLECMGSTRESWLNWAVKVYLMKPMVMQAMIHAKA; encoded by the coding sequence ATGAATGAAATTCAAAAATCCCGCAGAGACGCTCTAAAAATATTTACCTTAGGTTCTGCCTTAGCAGCTACTTCTGTTACTATACCTACACAAGCCAAAGCTGCAAGTGATTTATCTCCAAATATAGCTATCATAGGAGCTGGACTTGGCGGTATCACAATGAGTGCTCATCTAATAGATATAATGCCAAAAGCAAATGTTACCTTATATGATGCAAATCAAACAATGCATTATGAGCCTGGATTTACATTAATTGCTGCTGGTGTTTATACTACCAAAGATACAAAATATGATAAAGCAGATCTAATAAATGAAAAAGTAAAATGGATAAAACAAAATGTACAAAGTGTAGATCCAAACAATAATTCACTTACAACAAATGATGGCAATATCTATAAATATGATTATTTAATAATCTCTACTGGGGTGTATTATGATTTTCAAAGTGTAAAAGGTTTAAATGCTGATATTATAGAAGATCCTAACTCTAAAATTACTAGTATATATACTCCAAATGGAGCAACAAAATCAAATAAATTTATTCAAGAATTGGTTAAAAATGGTGGTAATGCTCTATTTGCCGAGCCAAATACACCATCAAAATGCGGTGGAGCAAATAAAAAGGTAAATATGCTATTAAATGATTTAGGTCAAAAAAATAACCAAAAATCTTTAAAAACTATACTATGTACAGGTAGTGCAAATATGCTCTCAAGCCCATTACACGCTAAGATGATTGAACAAATGTATATACAAAGAGATATGGAGTATAAAACACGCCACCTTTTAGTAGAAGTTGATACTATAAATCAAATAGCTAAATTTGACAAACTAATGCCTTATACTCAAGACTCAATACAAAAAATAGCAAAAGAGAGAGTAGAAATACCATATGATTATCTATTTGTAGTGCCTAGAATGAAAAGTGCTGATTTTATAACTCAAGCTGGTTTAAACACAAGCAAAGGCGATGTAGCTGGCAATTGGGTTGATGTTGATCAATATACATTACAACACAAAAAATATCCAAATATATTTGCACTAGGAGATTGCGCTGGAGTACCAAAAGGCAAAACAGGAGCAAGTATACGCAAACAATATCCAGTTGTAGGTGCAAATATATTATCTCACTTAAAAAATAAACCTTTAGAGGCTAAATTCGATGGCTATACAGCTTGTCCGCTACTTACTAGATATGGTAAGGCTGTTATGGTTGAGTTTAATTATAAAGGAGCTGCACCGACATTAGAATGTATGGGTTCTACAAGAGAAAGTTGGCTAAACTGGGCTGTTAAGGTATATTTAATGAAGCCTATGGTTATGCAAGCCATGATACATGCTAAAGCTTAA
- a CDS encoding YgaP family membrane protein, protein MSNLDKTIRLIIAAIIFFVFGFVCQCWWWLIGLVPLLTAVYGYCPLYSLIGKKSCKK, encoded by the coding sequence ATGAGTAACTTAGATAAAACTATAAGACTAATAATAGCAGCTATAATATTTTTTGTATTTGGATTTGTATGCCAATGCTGGTGGTGGTTAATCGGACTTGTTCCTTTGCTTACTGCAGTATATGGATATTGCCCATTATACTCACTAATAGGCAAAAAAAGTTGTAAAAAATAG
- a CDS encoding cytochrome b/b6 domain-containing protein, giving the protein MKIYRQSLQNRIIHWGVAISTFGLILTGIFQMPVAKRYGVANIWEWSGEYFEGLVLHYIFAIGLIFFGVYHIVYHSLKKEFDIIPKKGDIKNSYLVIKSMITKDQEPPNQKYLPEQRLAYIAIAFTLFILVFTGLIKTYKNLLGFDIANWAYFWAAQLHNLGMILIIILIIAHLAAFIPKINRFLLISMFSGNVDAKYTLKRHQLWREGIKEANKILKNGKDKK; this is encoded by the coding sequence ATGAAAATATATAGACAGAGTTTGCAAAATCGTATCATACATTGGGGAGTTGCTATATCTACTTTTGGACTTATTTTAACTGGTATATTTCAAATGCCAGTGGCTAAAAGATATGGCGTAGCAAATATATGGGAATGGAGTGGCGAGTATTTTGAAGGTCTAGTATTGCATTATATCTTTGCTATAGGGCTTATATTTTTTGGAGTTTATCATATAGTTTATCATAGTTTAAAAAAAGAGTTTGATATCATACCTAAAAAAGGCGATATAAAAAATAGTTATTTAGTTATAAAATCTATGATAACAAAAGATCAAGAACCACCAAACCAAAAATATCTACCAGAACAACGCTTAGCATATATAGCAATTGCTTTTACGCTTTTTATACTAGTATTTACAGGATTAATAAAAACATATAAGAATTTATTAGGATTTGATATAGCAAATTGGGCATATTTTTGGGCGGCACAATTGCATAATTTGGGTATGATACTTATCATAATATTAATTATTGCCCATTTAGCAGCCTTTATACCTAAAATTAATCGCTTTTTGCTTATATCAATGTTTAGTGGCAATGTAGATGCAAAATACACATTAAAGCGTCATCAATTGTGGAGAGAGGGTATAAAAGAGGCTAATAAAATATTAAAAAATGGCAAGGATAAAAAATGA
- a CDS encoding SLAC1 anion channel family protein yields MSRISNFPIMFFAIIMGFGGFSMAIRKVSVVFEINSLYFDIFKIITSAIFLLVVLLYAIKIFINIDEVKSEFNHQIRLNFFGAIPISFLILANLWQKSIVYEWLFYSGLILQTYITFRVIAFWINKNLEIKHSNPAWFIPVVGNLIVVISSDKNYEWLWYYFSIGVFFWIILFSIMFYRILFHEQLAQKFMPTLFIMIAPPAVGFLGYYKLVGFDVAANIMLNLTIFFSFMVIYMYKNFLKLKFFLSWWAFIFPSAAASIAMLEGYNINNNIAFLYIGMTIFILLCVMVIYVSYHTVKNIIAKNICVME; encoded by the coding sequence ATGAGTAGAATAAGTAATTTTCCTATTATGTTTTTTGCCATTATAATGGGATTTGGTGGGTTTAGTATGGCTATAAGAAAAGTCAGTGTAGTATTTGAAATTAATAGTTTATATTTTGATATATTTAAAATTATTACATCTGCTATTTTTTTATTGGTTGTATTGTTGTATGCTATTAAAATATTTATAAATATAGATGAGGTAAAAAGTGAATTTAATCATCAAATAAGATTAAATTTCTTTGGTGCGATACCTATATCTTTTTTAATTTTAGCCAATCTATGGCAAAAAAGTATTGTATATGAGTGGTTATTTTATAGTGGTTTAATATTGCAAACCTATATAACTTTTAGGGTTATTGCATTTTGGATTAATAAGAATTTAGAGATCAAGCACTCCAATCCAGCTTGGTTTATACCAGTAGTAGGTAATTTAATAGTTGTTATATCATCAGATAAAAACTATGAATGGTTATGGTATTATTTTAGCATAGGGGTATTTTTTTGGATTATTTTATTTTCTATAATGTTTTATAGAATATTATTTCATGAGCAGCTAGCGCAAAAATTTATGCCTACACTATTTATTATGATAGCTCCTCCAGCTGTTGGGTTTTTGGGATATTATAAGCTTGTAGGATTTGATGTTGCTGCTAATATTATGCTTAATCTTACTATATTTTTTAGTTTTATGGTGATTTATATGTATAAAAATTTTTTAAAACTTAAATTTTTCTTATCATGGTGGGCGTTTATTTTTCCTAGTGCTGCAGCTTCTATAGCGATGTTAGAGGGTTATAATATTAATAACAACATAGCTTTTCTCTATATAGGAATGACTATTTTTATCTTGCTTTGCGTGATGGTTATATATGTATCTTATCATACTGTAAAAAATATTATAGCAAAAAATATATGCGTAATGGAATGA
- a CDS encoding class II aldolase and adducin N-terminal domain-containing protein, which yields MNIEYSIGEIKKISSSMFKKNFLGIFHGSISARIEHNQFVINRKDAIFDGLRDEDLTLLYSKKDYRWNDASIDADIHLNIYKSIAEAKYVCYAIPPYMTAYSINHSFFEPKDYFGYMKFGNIFIYDPKRFDDWYERAPSEICRYMIEKNTNVVVIKGYGLYIYERTAHDLAKSIALLENSCKLLNLSNGF from the coding sequence ATGAATATAGAATACTCAATAGGCGAGATCAAAAAGATATCTTCTTCTATGTTTAAAAAGAATTTTTTGGGGATTTTTCACGGCTCTATCTCTGCTAGAATCGAACATAATCAATTTGTGATTAATAGAAAAGATGCGATTTTCGATGGTCTTAGAGATGAGGATTTAACCCTTTTATACTCTAAAAAAGATTATAGATGGAATGATGCTAGCATAGATGCAGATATACATCTAAATATATATAAAAGCATAGCTGAAGCGAAATATGTTTGCTATGCTATCCCGCCTTATATGACTGCTTATAGCATTAATCACTCATTTTTTGAGCCTAAGGATTACTTTGGCTATATGAAATTTGGAAATATCTTTATATATGATCCAAAGAGATTTGATGACTGGTATGAGCGTGCTCCATCTGAAATTTGCCGTTATATGATAGAAAAAAATACAAATGTTGTAGTTATTAAGGGCTATGGATTATACATATATGAGCGAACGGCTCATGATTTGGCTAAATCTATAGCTTTATTAGAAAATAGTTGTAAATTGTTAAATTTATCAAATGGATTTTAG
- a CDS encoding peptidylprolyl isomerase, protein MITWMQKHKKYLVVTIWVSTIAFVGAGFVGWGAYDMNTSRAKSVAKVGSRNISISQFQQKYSTMYEYYLSASNGKFNQEQAEQMGLDKVVLQRLIQDNVMLNYADELGLGISDEEIILALMVDPNFMVDGKFDKAKYENSLKQARISPKDYEKNLADSLLLDKLFNALKIDANSKDLDMLASSYFMEDRLSLEIISLNRADIKVDENELKSIWEKNKDKYLTKTKYNLKGKFIPKVVSDENLALLQEYYEENRAQYRDGFDKILSFEAAKERVKDDYDMRQTRKLALSEYLKAKKGEVELEFDLIALDDDYEFDSQELKNAQIGEYIKPVKYRMNYQDGYLISRLDSKDLPKPMDYEEARELIVGEYIDNKLKESLENRAKSALENFKGRDIGFISRENRPKIDELNDAQSAIFINSVFENSAKSGYVILGNKIVVYKITDQKLPNFKDISKYEDLLKNSAFSIKNEQLIEDLLSSLQHRYKIEQYYKGQ, encoded by the coding sequence ATGATCACTTGGATGCAAAAGCATAAAAAATATTTAGTTGTTACTATTTGGGTTAGCACTATAGCTTTCGTAGGTGCTGGATTTGTGGGCTGGGGTGCATATGATATGAATACTAGTCGTGCCAAATCAGTAGCAAAAGTCGGAAGTAGAAATATCTCAATTAGCCAGTTTCAACAAAAATATAGCACAATGTATGAATATTATCTAAGTGCTTCAAATGGTAAATTTAATCAAGAACAAGCTGAACAAATGGGGCTTGATAAGGTAGTTTTACAAAGATTAATCCAAGATAATGTAATGTTAAATTACGCTGATGAGCTAGGGCTTGGTATATCTGATGAGGAGATAATACTAGCTTTGATGGTAGATCCTAACTTTATGGTTGATGGTAAATTCGATAAAGCCAAATATGAAAATAGCTTAAAACAAGCTAGAATTTCGCCTAAAGATTATGAGAAAAATTTAGCCGATAGTTTGCTTTTGGATAAACTATTTAACGCTTTAAAGATAGATGCTAACTCAAAAGATCTTGATATGTTAGCATCAAGTTACTTTATGGAAGATAGATTATCTTTAGAGATAATAAGCCTAAATAGAGCAGATATAAAAGTAGATGAAAATGAGCTAAAATCAATTTGGGAAAAAAATAAAGATAAATATCTAACTAAGACAAAATACAATCTCAAAGGCAAATTTATACCAAAAGTTGTAAGTGATGAGAATTTAGCCTTATTACAAGAGTATTATGAAGAAAATAGAGCTCAGTATAGAGATGGATTTGATAAAATTTTAAGCTTTGAAGCGGCAAAAGAGCGTGTAAAAGATGATTACGATATGAGACAAACAAGAAAATTAGCCCTAAGCGAATATCTAAAAGCCAAAAAAGGTGAAGTAGAGCTTGAATTTGATCTAATTGCCTTAGATGATGACTATGAATTTGACTCACAAGAGTTGAAAAATGCTCAAATCGGCGAATATATAAAGCCAGTTAAATATAGAATGAACTATCAAGATGGATATCTGATATCAAGATTGGATTCTAAAGATCTGCCAAAGCCTATGGATTATGAAGAGGCTAGAGAGCTTATAGTAGGTGAGTATATAGACAATAAGCTAAAAGAGAGCTTAGAAAATAGAGCTAAAAGCGCTTTGGAAAATTTTAAAGGTAGAGATATAGGATTTATATCTAGGGAGAATAGACCTAAAATTGATGAGTTAAATGATGCCCAGAGTGCTATATTTATAAATTCAGTCTTTGAAAATAGCGCTAAAAGTGGATATGTAATTTTAGGTAATAAAATCGTAGTATATAAGATCACAGATCAAAAATTACCAAATTTTAAAGATATATCTAAATATGAAGATTTGCTTAAAAATAGTGCTTTTAGTATCAAAAATGAGCAATTAATAGAAGATCTTCTCTCATCTCTTCAACATAGATATAAGATAGAACAATATTATAAAGGTCAGTAG
- a CDS encoding D-amino acid aminotransferase has protein sequence MAALISMQKVFLNGEFIDKDSAKISIFDRGFIFGDGIYEVVPVINSIIVEKDGFWDRFQRSLNEISLNLPYTHDEFESILNNLIEINSLKEGGLYIQITRGVAPRDFSFVKGVKPTIMAFAFSDSVLEHPAAKSGITIISTPDIRWKRRDIKSISLLGQCYAKNQATIAGADECFMVEDGYVTEAGSSSAFIIKDHTLITKPLSNEILPGIRRNRLLNLAKQIGLQIQERKFSMDEVYNADECFISAATIILLPVIKADGKAINGGKIGEYTTKLRELYKRALKLEANIS, from the coding sequence ATGGCGGCATTGATATCTATGCAAAAGGTCTTTTTAAATGGTGAATTTATAGATAAAGATAGTGCGAAAATAAGCATATTTGATCGTGGATTTATCTTTGGGGATGGGATTTATGAGGTTGTGCCGGTGATAAACTCAATTATAGTAGAAAAAGATGGATTTTGGGATAGATTTCAAAGAAGCTTAAATGAGATTAGCTTAAATTTACCCTATACACATGATGAATTTGAGAGTATATTAAACAATCTAATAGAGATAAACTCACTTAAAGAAGGTGGATTATATATCCAAATCACCCGTGGTGTAGCCCCAAGAGATTTTAGCTTTGTAAAAGGAGTTAAACCAACGATTATGGCCTTTGCTTTTAGTGATAGTGTGCTAGAGCATCCAGCAGCAAAAAGCGGTATTACCATCATTTCAACACCTGATATAAGGTGGAAGCGACGAGATATCAAGTCCATATCCTTATTAGGTCAATGCTACGCCAAAAATCAAGCTACGATAGCCGGGGCCGATGAGTGCTTTATGGTAGAAGATGGCTATGTAACTGAAGCTGGCAGTAGCAGTGCTTTTATCATCAAAGACCACACTCTCATCACCAAACCACTATCCAATGAGATTCTACCTGGGATTAGACGCAATAGACTCTTAAATTTAGCTAAGCAAATTGGCTTACAAATACAAGAGCGTAAATTTAGCATGGATGAAGTCTATAACGCAGATGAGTGCTTCATAAGTGCTGCGACTATAATATTATTGCCAGTCATTAAAGCCGATGGCAAGGCGATAAATGGCGGCAAAATCGGAGAATATACAACTAAACTTAGAGAGCTATATAAAAGAGCTTTAAAACTAGAGGCTAATATAAGTTGA
- a CDS encoding FUSC family protein → MHKFIKFFNRYDPAWFALSYSLKATISILICGFLGYYVGGFFGMIYASNSSMIIFFLSSLNGDIRVKIGYLLLYIILGICSVLFVSALFKFHLLFCFFTLIWMIFVGFSKLFNSNLNKILTIVNATGLLSIITSNQPNWDLQSSLEGFVMGSIIAIIFRLTRFGTYGKFTKRSATMILDNLIQMNQNISSDKEFLNLAKQCDKNINDIKKVFANKSSTIKDERLIIHHSRAIFYLYKLEDIYHILVSMQRYFKSIKDQNLLNLINSEITNNLIELKNIFVDRNFTIKDDALNLIRQSDYGIFKASLEVLYSKFNLIKAGGEDKIALEYKKHKSIKEIFKDITINNPTIQHSLRLAIGVSIAIIIASFGDVHNGVWIAIGVISITKDSSYMTKITGIGNIKGTIIGVVFTSILLNLITNDLVFTIICVIFIFLAFYFKNFPPMYEMAAFMSAFTIVYYLILGNDINLVYLRIIDILIGFIVSFGITFILFRHTNEIKLSNSYINLLPKFKNLSNSVIEGRFTIEQNAISNSLTNYHNTIIQSDRRKGLKRYLEIYKNLHDISSLLSNLKAYSDSTDISTTKDALISDINIISTRFEMIEKRVNKLPYYFYENMEDRILSQDSKIRFLLLEIAKKQDKIISQSDLLIR, encoded by the coding sequence ATGCATAAATTTATCAAATTTTTCAACCGCTATGATCCGGCTTGGTTTGCTCTAAGCTACTCGCTAAAAGCCACTATATCTATATTGATATGCGGGTTTTTGGGATATTATGTGGGTGGATTTTTTGGGATGATATATGCGTCAAATTCATCTATGATTATCTTTTTCTTATCTTCGCTTAATGGAGATATAAGGGTTAAAATAGGCTATTTGTTACTATATATTATTCTTGGAATTTGCTCGGTTTTGTTTGTTAGTGCTCTTTTTAAATTTCATCTATTGTTTTGCTTTTTTACGCTTATTTGGATGATATTTGTGGGATTTAGCAAACTATTTAATTCAAATTTAAATAAAATTCTAACGATAGTCAATGCCACCGGCCTCCTTAGTATTATTACCTCCAATCAACCAAATTGGGATCTACAAAGCTCATTAGAAGGTTTTGTGATGGGTAGCATTATTGCTATAATTTTTAGGCTTACTAGGTTTGGGACTTATGGTAAATTTACCAAACGATCCGCTACAATGATACTAGATAATCTAATCCAAATGAACCAAAATATAAGTAGCGATAAGGAATTTCTAAATTTAGCCAAACAATGTGACAAAAATATCAACGATATAAAAAAGGTATTTGCCAACAAAAGCTCAACTATCAAAGATGAAAGGCTCATCATCCACCACTCAAGAGCGATATTTTATCTATATAAATTAGAAGATATCTATCATATATTAGTCTCAATGCAAAGATATTTTAAATCAATTAAAGATCAAAATCTCTTAAATTTGATAAATAGCGAAATCACAAACAACCTAATAGAGCTAAAAAATATCTTTGTAGATAGAAATTTCACAATCAAAGATGACGCACTAAATCTAATCAGGCAGAGTGATTATGGGATTTTTAAGGCATCTTTGGAGGTTTTATACTCTAAATTTAATCTTATAAAAGCTGGTGGCGAGGATAAAATCGCTTTAGAGTATAAAAAGCATAAAAGTATAAAAGAGATATTTAAAGATATCACGATAAATAACCCAACTATCCAGCACTCACTTCGCCTAGCTATTGGCGTGAGTATCGCTATAATCATCGCTAGTTTTGGCGATGTCCATAATGGAGTTTGGATCGCAATTGGCGTAATAAGCATAACCAAAGATAGCTCATATATGACCAAAATCACAGGTATTGGCAATATCAAGGGCACTATTATAGGTGTTGTTTTTACATCTATTTTATTGAATTTAATAACAAATGATCTTGTATTTACCATAATTTGTGTGATTTTTATATTTTTGGCATTTTACTTTAAAAACTTTCCGCCCATGTATGAGATGGCGGCTTTTATGAGTGCTTTTACTATAGTATATTATCTGATTTTAGGCAATGATATAAATCTTGTTTATCTTAGGATTATTGATATTTTGATAGGATTTATAGTCTCATTTGGTATCACTTTTATCCTATTTCGCCATACTAATGAGATCAAACTTAGTAATAGCTATATCAATCTTTTACCTAAATTTAAAAATCTTAGTAATAGCGTTATCGAAGGCAGATTTACAATAGAGCAAAATGCGATATCAAATAGCCTTACCAATTATCATAACACAATAATCCAAAGCGACAGAAGAAAAGGCTTAAAAAGATATTTAGAGATTTATAAAAACCTACACGATATCAGCTCGCTTCTTAGCAATCTAAAAGCATATAGCGACTCAACTGATATTAGCACCACCAAAGATGCGTTGATTTCAGATATCAATATAATCTCAACTAGATTTGAGATGATAGAAAAAAGAGTAAATAAACTCCCATACTACTTCTATGAAAATATGGAAGATAGAATTTTAAGTCAAGATAGCAAAATAAGATTTTTGCTCTTAGAGATAGCTAAAAAACAAGATAAGATAATATCCCAAAGCGATCTACTTATCAGATGA
- a CDS encoding Crp/Fnr family transcriptional regulator gives MKKDIEQFIDKFKKFNLSKEDLDTVSSNVKIMEFKKGDDVIVDKNSCQGFIYVLKGNLRAYAISTTGKEITVFNLNSGDECILCANCMTDNLQLELNLQANKDTKILLLHSSYFSVLKDKYPSIASFVVELLSIRLASAIKVMTQALFTPITQRIIDFLKQNATNNQIQITHEILASHLGTAREVVSRILKDIEKENLIKLERGKIIILNL, from the coding sequence ATGAAAAAAGATATAGAGCAATTTATAGATAAATTTAAAAAATTTAATTTGTCTAAAGAAGATTTAGATACCGTTAGTTCAAATGTTAAAATAATGGAATTTAAAAAAGGTGATGATGTAATAGTCGATAAAAATAGCTGTCAAGGTTTTATATATGTATTAAAAGGGAATTTAAGAGCATATGCAATATCTACAACAGGAAAAGAAATAACAGTATTTAATCTTAACTCTGGAGATGAATGCATTCTTTGTGCTAATTGTATGACTGATAATTTGCAACTTGAATTAAATTTACAAGCCAATAAAGATACAAAAATACTATTATTACACTCTAGTTACTTTTCAGTATTAAAAGATAAATACCCATCAATAGCATCTTTTGTAGTAGAGCTTTTATCCATAAGATTAGCTAGCGCTATTAAAGTTATGACACAAGCTCTATTTACGCCAATTACACAAAGGATTATTGATTTTCTTAAACAAAATGCTACAAATAATCAAATTCAAATTACCCACGAAATACTTGCTAGCCATTTAGGTACTGCAAGAGAGGTGGTATCAAGAATTTTAAAAGATATAGAAAAAGAGAATCTAATAAAATTAGAGCGTGGGAAAATAATTATTTTAAATTTATAA